From the genome of Delphinus delphis chromosome 8, mDelDel1.2, whole genome shotgun sequence, one region includes:
- the DTX4 gene encoding E3 ubiquitin-protein ligase DTX4 — translation MLLASAVVVWEWLNEHGRWRPYSPAVSHHIEAVVRAGPRAGGSVVLGQVDSRLAPYIIDLQSMNQFRQDTGTLRPVRRNYYDPTSAPGKGVVWEWENDNGSWTPYDMEVGITIQHAYEKQHPWIDLTSIGFSYVIDFSTMGQINRQTQRQRRVRRRLDLIYPMVTGTLPKPQSWPASPGSAAAPPAAPCSCPQCVLVMSVKAAVANGSAGPLQPPAARKHMPESGMVKMPPPPGPGAKPLDSTGTIRGPVKMVPSQAIRRQASSTPAGANAVSPASPPGANGKTGRVALATLNRTNLQRLAIAQSRVLIASGVPTVPVKNLSGSSPVNPALAGITGILMSAAGLPVCLTRPPKLALHPPPVSKSEIKSIPGVSNTSRKTTKKQAKKGKTPEEVLKKYLQKVRHPPDEDCTICMERLTAPSGYKGPQPTVKPDLVGKLSRCGHIYHIYCLVAMYNNGNKDGSLQCPTCKTIYGVKTGTQPPGKMEYHLIPHSLPGHPDCKTIRIIYSIPPGIQGPEHPNPGKSFSARGFPRHCYLPDSEKGRKVLKLLLVAWDRRLIFAIGTSSTTGESDTVIWNEVHHKTEFGSNLTGHGYPDANYLDNVLAELAAQGISEDSTAQEKD, via the exons ATGCTCCTGGCCTCGGCCGTGGTGGTCTGGGAATGGCTGAACGAGCACGGCCGCTGGCGTCCCTACAGCCCGGCCGTGAGCCACCACATCGAGGCGGTGGTTCGCGCCGGCCCCCGCGCCGGGGGCAGCGTGGTGCTGGGCCAGGTGGACAGCCGTCTCGCGCCCTACATCATCGACCTGCAGTCCATGAACCAGTTTCGCCAGGACACCG GGACCCTCCGTCCGGTTCGCCGCAACTACTACGACCCGACCTCGGCCCCTGGGAAGGGCGTGGTGTGGGAGTGGGAGAACGACAATGGTTCTTGGACGCCCTACGACATGGAAGTGGGCATCACCATCCAGCACGCCTACGAGAAGCAGCACCCCTGGATCGACCTCACTTCCATCGGCTTCAGCTACGTCATTGATTTCAGCACCATGGGCCAGATCAACCGGCAGACCCAGCGCCAGCGCCGCGTCCGCCGGCGGCTGGATCTTATCTACCCCATGGTCACTGGCACCTTGCCCAAGCCCCAGTCCTGGCCGGCCAGCCCCGGGTCTGCCGCCGCGCCGCCCGCCGCGCCCTGCTCCTGCCCGCAGTGCGTCCTGGTGATGAGCGTCAAGGCCGCGGTGGCCAATGGGAGCGCTGGACCCCTGCAGCCCCCGGCTGCCCGCAAGCACATGCCCGAGTCTGGAATGGTCAAGATGCCTCCCCCACCGGGCCCCGGGGCCAAGCCACTGGACAGCACGGGCACCATTCGAGGCCCGGTGAAGATGGTCCCATCGCAGGCGATCCGGCGACAAGCCTCCAGCACGCCGGCAGGGGCGAATGCGGTCTCCCCTGCTAGCCCCCCGGGAGCCAATGGCAAGACCGGAAGGGTGGCCCTGGCGACCTTGAATCGGACCAACCTGCAGCGACTGGCCATCGCCCAGTCCCGGGTGCTGATCGCCTCCGG GGTCCCCACTGTCCCAGTGAAGAACCTAAGTGGGTCCAGTCCTGTCAACCCAGCCTTGGCAG GAATCACTGGGATCCTCATGAGTGCGGCAGGGCTGCCTGTGTGTCTCACCAGGCCACCAAAGCtggccctccacccaccccccgtCAGCAAGAGTGAAATAAAGTCCATTCCAGGGGTTTCCAACACAAGCCGCAAGACCACCAAGAAACAAGCCAAGAAAG gtaaaaccccagaagaggTGCTGAAGAAGTATCTGCAGAAAGTCCGGCATCCACCAGACGAG gactGCACCATCTGTATGGAGCGCCTCACAGCCCCCTCAGGCTACAAGGGGCCACAGCCGACGGTCAAGCCTGACCTAGTGGGTAAGCTGTCCAGATGCGGCCACATCTACCACATCTACTGCCTGGTCGCCATGTACAACAACGGCAACAAG GACGGGAGTTTGCAGTGTCCAACCTGTAAGACCATTTATGGGGTGAAGACAGGTACCCAGCCTCCAGGGAAGATGGAGTACCACCTCATTCCCCACTCTCTGCCTGGCCACCCAGACTGCAAGACCATCCGAATCATCTACAGCATCCCCCCTGGCATTCAG ggGCCAGAACACCCAAATCCTGGGAAAAGTTTCAGCGCCCGTGGCTTCCCACGACACTGTTACCTTCCAGACAGCgagaaagggagaaag GTCCTGAAGCTGCTGCTTGTGGCCTGGGATCGCCGTCTCATCTTTGCCATCGGTACGTCCAGCACCACAGGCGAGTCAGATACCGTCATCTGGAATGAGGTCCATCACAAGACAGAGTTTGGCTCTAATCTCACTGGCCACGGCTACCCAGATGCCAATTACCTGGATAATGTGCTGGCTGAACTGGCTGCCCAGGGCATTTCTGAGGACAGTACTGCCCAGGAGAAGGACTGA